A single genomic interval of Salvelinus namaycush isolate Seneca chromosome 41, SaNama_1.0, whole genome shotgun sequence harbors:
- the LOC120034169 gene encoding G patch domain-containing protein 8-like isoform X4: MGMGRMEMELDVAEDATEKRKVLEVEKEVTEELQQKYKDQVEKEKAIAKALEDLRANFYCELCEKQYQKHQEFDNHINSYDHAHKQRLKELKQREFARNVSSRSRKGGKKQEKLLRRLHELAEQRKQQNRTPGSGPMFKPTTVAVDGEKGEEGSAVTPEYVPPADTAMEGLSGEEKSSGGQASPKPATTINFSLGKSSSSPAGASKVSVSFSFAKKPPVKLETVAAVFAKLHQDDEEEEEGGQEEGGEKAAGQEETSGCSTESPKGGGGGNGTAGPEEEEQQEEQLHQEQPEQEEEDDGASLASTLNKLKMMMKKEEGWAGQEPEYYHYIPPTHCRVKPRFQFLVFMKATDQCEIREQEEEDEEEVEEKKTEKVVAEVSEQTQPKATECKSEEPEKTPAAPVTEPTPTPTSPKLKTEEASASFTDPPPTTAPTVVPDSKQETPVPEPNSGPKIPTSPFFLVLSKDESTTLQWPSELLDFTKAQPTLSYSCNPLYFDFKLSRNKGVRAGRAAKSSKPTGEGAEKKNNPEAAAAVNEGNAAAATTTPGPSTDNTDKEQPSLKIEVSQGETEEQKLQSSTSGAKKKKKKKKKKHKKSGKGSKRKEKEKGAVVDGDAETAILGEKTKKKKKHKRKKSKNKGEGEEGGGGDKEKPKEEKAVAATVSSAPPAPAGTGSATGAEPGKRKRPAKEALQKSGAEEGGAGKGSDEAKPSEEHNGTKRLKTDPSAPPSASCSSSAQKSPGPGKPPSSESEEEGGGGSASRSSRRRSTPREGRRHQSDDSGRSRSRSSRRGDGRGSSRRRHRGQASRSQSDSSSSERSSSAYSRRSRSYSDSYSDDSDGGRHRRHSKRSSDSEYDRRGSGGRRRSRRRHYSSSSSEDSRSRSHSRRKRHQRRHRSSSRSSSSRSRSSSTRSWRRSYSRSHSSASRSSSSTKGSPYRGRGGQGGHRGRADSTTRRRDFNRSCIYRSQSPRSASSRAPNRNSSSQSQRAGGSRGEGGGDQRNSSSHFTARQLLDKIQSRKGSDVPTTGTKSGAKIKDPPSGYFGPKLPPALGNKSMLPLFGKLQAGKKFPAIPLTRPDGGEKSSAGKGSDAGGEVILMEPIREFPPPPPPPPAHKKVEETVVVVQEARHLTLDARVLHEPRPLFHQEPSMLMPPYQGEPGQDPSQNPMMEPLMPDMQQQPPPMHAYPNYPPPSLEEEDMGMEAEENGLAPLESQPITFTPEEMEKYGKLQQAAQQHIQQQLLAKHIKTFPSAAAAQAAANMAAAANHLQPAPPPPQQQMIQIHQPAVSAASATSITTVQHLIQQHHAAQAAAMGIHPHGPHPHPQLAQVHHIPQHHLTPISLSHLGHSLGHTLGHQLGVGHAGLIPAHHTAFLNGQPIHIIPASALHHHSPLALHHIPHSSLYPTLFAPRHSNAAAAAALQLHPFLHPIFSGQDLQHPPNHGS, translated from the exons ATGGGGATGGGACGTATGGAGATGGAG ttggacGTTGCCGAAGATGCTACAGAGAAGAGGAAAGTGCTGGAGGTGGAGAAGGAAGTCACAGAGGAATTACAGCAGAAATACAAG GACCAGGTGGAAAAGGAGAAGGCCATCGCTAAAGCCCTGGAAGACCTGAGGGCCAACTTTTACTGTGAGCTGTGTGAGAAACAGTACCAGAAGCACCAAGAGTTTGACAACCACATCAACTCGTACGACCATGCTCATAAGCAG AGGCTTAAGGAGCTGAAGCAGAGGGAGTTTGCGAGAAACGTGTCATCACGCTCCCGGAAGGGTGGGAAGAAGCAGGAGAAGCTGCTACGCAGGCTGCATGAGCTGGCTGAGCAGAGGAAACAGCAGAACCG TACCCCGGGAAGTGGTCCCATGTTCAAACCCACCACCGTGGCAGTAGACGGGGAGAAGGGTGAAGAGGGGAGTGCTGTAACCCCCGAGTATGTTCCCCCTGCAGACACTGCCATGGAGGGCTTGTCAGGGGAGGAGAAGAGCAGTGGGGGTCAGGCCTCCCCCAAACCAGCCACCACCATCAACTTCTCCCTGGGGAAGAGCAGCTCATCCCCGGCCGGGGCCTCCAAGGTCAGCGTGTCCTTCTCCTTCGCCAAGAAACCCCCGGTGAAGCTGGAGACGGTCGCAGCAGTGTTCGCTAAACTCCATCAGgatgacgaggaggaggaggaggggggacaggaggagggaggggagaaggccGCGGGACAGGAGGAGACCTCCGGCTGCAGCACCGAGAGCCccaagggaggaggaggggggaatggAACAGCAGGgccagaggaggaggagcagcaggaggagCAACTACATCAAGAACAACCAGAGCAGGAGGAAGAAGATGACGGCGCCTCCCTAGCCTCCACCCTCAACAAGctgaagatgatgatgaagaaggAGGAAGGCTGGGCCGGCCAGGAGCCTGAGTACTACCACTACATCCCACCAACCCACTGCagagtcaaaccccgcttccagTTCCTGGTGTTCATGAAGGCCACAGACCAGTGTGAGATCAGGGagcaagaagaagaagatgaagaagaggtgGAAGAGAAGAAGACCGAGAAGGTGGTAGCAGAGGTTTCTGAGCAGACACAGCCAAAAGCTACCGAGTGCAAATCAGAAGAGCCAGAGAAGACTCCTGCAGCTCCAGTCACAGAGCCCACTCCTACTCCCACATCACCTAAACTGAAGACTGAAGAGGCCTCTGCCAGCTTCACAGACCCCCCTCCCACAACGGCCCCCACTGTAGTACCAGACAGCAAGCAGGAGACCCCAGTCCCAGAGCCCAACTCGGGCCCCAAAATCCCCACCAGCCCCTTCTTCCTGGTCCTGAGCAAAGACGAGAGCACCACTCTGCAGTGGCCCTCGGAGCTGCTGGATTTTACCAAGGCTCAGCCCACCCTCTCTTACAGCTGCAACCCCCTGTACTTCGACTTCAAACTGTCCCGCAACAAAGGGGTCCGTGCTGGACGAGCAGCAAAGTCCTCCAAGCCCACTGGTGAAGGAGCTGAGAAAAAAAACAATCCTGAGGCAGCTGCTGCAGTCAACGAGGGGAatgctgctgctgccaccaccaccccTGGGCCCAGCACTGACAACACTGATAAGGAGCAGCCCTCCTTAAAAATAGAGGTTTCCCAAGGGGAGACTGAGGAGCAAAAGCTACAGAGTAGCACAAGCGgagccaagaagaagaagaaaaagaagaagaagaagcataAGAAATCTGGGAAAGGCTCCAAGCGCAAAGAAAAAGAGAAGGGAGCCGTAGTGGACGGGGACGCGGAAACTGCGATCCTAGGAGAGAAAACcaaaaagaagaaaaaacacAAACGAAAGAAGAGCAAAAACAAAGgtgagggggaagagggaggtggtggtgATAAGGAAAAGCCTAAAGAGGAAAAAGCAGTAGCCGCAACGGTTTCTAGTGCTCCCCCAGCACCAGCAGGAACAGGATCTGCTACAGGAGCGGAACCCGGGAAGAGGAAACGACCAGCCAAAGAAGCACTTCAGAAGTCCGGGGCAGAGGAAGGTGGGGCAGGGAAAGGCTCTGACGAGGCCAAGCCGTCTGAGGAGCACAACGGCACCAAGCGTCTGAAGACAGACCCCAGCGCCCCACCCAGCGCTTCCTGCTCCTCCTCGGCCCAGAAGAGCCCCGGGCCAGGCAAACCACCCAGCAGTGAGAGTGAGGAGGAAGGAGGTGGAGGCTCAGCTTCCCGATCCAGCCGCCGCAGATCCACGCCCCGGGAGGGGCGCCGGCACCAGAGCGATGACTCCGGCCGCTCCCGAAGCCGCTCGTCGCGTCGGGGAGACGGGCGAGGGAGCAGCCGGAGGCGGCACCGCGGCCAGGCATCCCGTAGCCAGTCAGACTCCAGCAGCTCGGAGCGTTCCTCGAGCGCCTACAGCCGGCGCAGCCGCAGCTACTCAGACAGTTACAGTGACGACAGTGACGGGGGCCGCCACCGGAGACACTCTAAACGCTCCTCTGACTCAGAGTACGATCGACGGGGAAGCGGCGGGCGGCGGCGCTCCAGAAGACGTCACTATTCTTCCTCGTCCTCGGAGGACTCTCGCTCCCGCAGCCACAGCCGCAGGAAGAGGCACCAGCGGCGGCACCGGAGCAGCTCTCGGAGCTCTAGCAGCAGGAGCCGCAGCAGCAGCACCAGGTCGTGGAGACGCAGCTACAGCCGCAGCCACAGCTCAGCCAGCCGCTCCTCCAGCTCTACCAAGGGCTCCCCTTACCGGGGTCGTGGAGGCCAGGGGGGCCACAGGGGCCGGGCAGACAGCACTACACGGCGCAGAGACTTCAACCGCTCCTGCATCTACCGTTCCCAGTCCCCCCGCTCTGCCTCATCACGAGCCCCAAACCGCAACAGCAGCTCCCAGAGCCAGAGGGCAGGGGGGTCCcggggagaaggagggggagaccAGAGGAACTCTTCCTCACACTTCACCGCCCGCCAGCTTCTGGATAAGATCCAGTCCAGGAAGGGATCTGATGTCCCAACCACAGGGACCAAATCTGGCGCCAAGATCAAGGACCCACCATCGGGCTACTTTGGGCCCAAACTGCCTCCAGCTCTGGGCAATAAGTCCATGCTGCCCCTGTTCGGTAAGCTGCAGGCAGGGAAGAAATTCCCTGCGATCCCCCTGACCCGGCCCGATGGTGGAGAGAAGTCATCAGCAGGGAAAGGTTCAGATGCCGGGGGAGAGGTCATCCTGATGGAGCCCATCCGGGAGTTCCCCCCACCGCCTCCCCCTCCACCAGCTCATAAGAAGGTGGAGGAGACGGTAGTAGTAGTCCAGGAAGCCCGCCACCTCACCCTGGACGCACGGGTTCTTCATGAGCCCCGGCCGCTGTTCCATCAGGAGCCCTCCATGCTGATGCCCCCATACCAGGGCGAGCCGGGACAGGACCCCTCCCAGAACCCCATGATGGAGCCACTCATGCCCGACATGCAGCAGCAGCCACCCCCCATGCACGCCTACCCCAACTACCCCCCGCCCAgcctggaggaggaggacatgggCATGGAGGCAGAGGAGAACGGTCTGGCCCCGCTGGAGAGCCAGCCCATCACCTTCACCCCAGAGGAGATGGAGAAGTACGGCAAGCTGCAGCAGGCCGCCCAGCAGCACATCCAGCAGCAGCTCCTGGCCAAGCATATCAAGACCTTCCCCTCAGCCGCAGCAGCACAGGCTGCAGCGAACATGGCTGCAGCAGCGAACCATCTGCAGCCGGCACCCCCTCCCCCCCAGCAGCAGATGATCCAGATCCACCAGCCTGCCGTGTCTGCAGCCTCGGCTACCTCCATCACCACAGTACAACACCTCATCCAGCAGCACCATGCCGCTCAGGCTGCAGCCATGGGCATCCACCCACACGGCCCCCACCCGCACCCCCAGTTAGCCCAGGTCCACCACATCCCCCAGCACCACCTCACCCCCATTTCCCTATCTCACCTGGGACACTCTCTGGGCCACACTCTGGGCCACCAGTTGGGAGTGGGACACGCTGGACTGATCCCTGCCCACCACACGGCCTTCCTCAATGGCCAGCCCATACACATTATCCCAGCCTCAGCACTTCATCACCACAGCCCCTTAGCCCTCCACCACATACCACACTCATCCCTCTACCCAACGCTGTTCGCCCCCCGGCACTCTAACGCCGCTGCGGCAGCTGCACTGCAGCTCCACCCCTTCCTGCACCCCATCTTCTCAGGGCAGGACCTCCAGCACCCCCCTAACCACGGCTCCTGA
- the LOC120034169 gene encoding G patch domain-containing protein 8-like isoform X2: MADRFSRFNEERDFQGGNHFDQYEEGQLELEQASLDKPIESDNIGHRLLQKHGWKLGQGLGKTMQGRTDPVPIILKYDVMGMGRMEMELDVAEDATEKRKVLEVEKEVTEELQQKYKDQVEKEKAIAKALEDLRANFYCELCEKQYQKHQEFDNHINSYDHAHKQRLKELKQREFARNVSSRSRKGGKKQEKLLRRLHELAEQRKQQNRTPGSGPMFKPTTVAVDGEKGEEGSAVTPEYVPPADTAMEGLSGEEKSSGGQASPKPATTINFSLGKSSSSPAGASKVSVSFSFAKKPPVKLETVAAVFAKLHQDDEEEEEGGQEEGGEKAAGQEETSGCSTESPKGGGGGNGTAGPEEEEQQEEQLHQEQPEQEEEDDGASLASTLNKLKMMMKKEEGWAGQEPEYYHYIPPTHCRVKPRFQFLVFMKATDQCEIREQEEEDEEEVEEKKTEKVVAEVSEQTQPKATECKSEEPEKTPAAPVTEPTPTPTSPKLKTEEASASFTDPPPTTAPTVVPDSKQETPVPEPNSGPKIPTSPFFLVLSKDESTTLQWPSELLDFTKAQPTLSYSCNPLYFDFKLSRNKGVRAGRAAKSSKPTGEGAEKKNNPEAAAAVNEGNAAAATTTPGPSTDNTDKEQPSLKIEVSQGETEEQKLQSSTSGAKKKKKKKKKKHKKSGKGSKRKEKEKGAVVDGDAETAILGEKTKKKKKHKRKKSKNKGEGEEGGGGDKEKPKEEKAVAATVSSAPPAPAGTGSATGAEPGKRKRPAKEALQKSGAEEGGAGKGSDEAKPSEEHNGTKRLKTDPSAPPSASCSSSAQKSPGPGKPPSSESEEEGGGGSASRSSRRRSTPREGRRHQSDDSGRSRSRSSRRGDGRGSSRRRHRGQASRSQSDSSSSERSSSAYSRRSRSYSDSYSDDSDGGRHRRHSKRSSDSEYDRRGSGGRRRSRRRHYSSSSSEDSRSRSHSRRKRHQRRHRSSSRSSSSRSRSSSTRSWRRSYSRSHSSASRSSSSTKGSPYRGRGGQGGHRGRADSTTRRRDFNRSCIYRSQSPRSASSRAPNRNSSSQSQRAGGSRGEGGGDQRNSSSHFTARQLLDKIQSRKGSDVPTTGTKSGAKIKDPPSGYFGPKLPPALGNKSMLPLFGKLQAGKKFPAIPLTRPDGGEKSSAGKGSDAGGEVILMEPIREFPPPPPPPPAHKKVEETVVVVQEARHLTLDARVLHEPRPLFHQEPSMLMPPYQGEPGQDPSQNPMMEPLMPDMQQQPPPMHAYPNYPPPSLEEEDMGMEAEENGLAPLESQPITFTPEEMEKYGKLQQAAQQHIQQQLLAKHIKTFPSAAAAQAAANMAAAANHLQPAPPPPQQQMIQIHQPAVSAASATSITTVQHLIQQHHAAQAAAMGIHPHGPHPHPQLAQVHHIPQHHLTPISLSHLGHSLGHTLGHQLGVGHAGLIPAHHTAFLNGQPIHIIPASALHHHSPLALHHIPHSSLYPTLFAPRHSNAAAAAALQLHPFLHPIFSGQDLQHPPNHGS, from the exons ATGGCTGACAGATTTTCTAGGTTCAACGAAGAACGTGATTTCCAG GGGGGAAATCACTTTGACCAGTATGAAGAGGGCCAGTTGGAGCTGGAACAGGCGTCCCTGGACAAGCCCATAGAATCG GATAACATTGGGCACCGGCTGCTTCAGAAACATGGCTGGAAGCTGGGGCAGGGACTGGGCAAAACCATGCAGG gaCGCACCGACCCTGTGCCAATCATCCTCAAATATGATGTCATGGGGATGGGACGTATGGAGATGGAG ttggacGTTGCCGAAGATGCTACAGAGAAGAGGAAAGTGCTGGAGGTGGAGAAGGAAGTCACAGAGGAATTACAGCAGAAATACAAG GACCAGGTGGAAAAGGAGAAGGCCATCGCTAAAGCCCTGGAAGACCTGAGGGCCAACTTTTACTGTGAGCTGTGTGAGAAACAGTACCAGAAGCACCAAGAGTTTGACAACCACATCAACTCGTACGACCATGCTCATAAGCAG AGGCTTAAGGAGCTGAAGCAGAGGGAGTTTGCGAGAAACGTGTCATCACGCTCCCGGAAGGGTGGGAAGAAGCAGGAGAAGCTGCTACGCAGGCTGCATGAGCTGGCTGAGCAGAGGAAACAGCAGAACCG TACCCCGGGAAGTGGTCCCATGTTCAAACCCACCACCGTGGCAGTAGACGGGGAGAAGGGTGAAGAGGGGAGTGCTGTAACCCCCGAGTATGTTCCCCCTGCAGACACTGCCATGGAGGGCTTGTCAGGGGAGGAGAAGAGCAGTGGGGGTCAGGCCTCCCCCAAACCAGCCACCACCATCAACTTCTCCCTGGGGAAGAGCAGCTCATCCCCGGCCGGGGCCTCCAAGGTCAGCGTGTCCTTCTCCTTCGCCAAGAAACCCCCGGTGAAGCTGGAGACGGTCGCAGCAGTGTTCGCTAAACTCCATCAGgatgacgaggaggaggaggaggggggacaggaggagggaggggagaaggccGCGGGACAGGAGGAGACCTCCGGCTGCAGCACCGAGAGCCccaagggaggaggaggggggaatggAACAGCAGGgccagaggaggaggagcagcaggaggagCAACTACATCAAGAACAACCAGAGCAGGAGGAAGAAGATGACGGCGCCTCCCTAGCCTCCACCCTCAACAAGctgaagatgatgatgaagaaggAGGAAGGCTGGGCCGGCCAGGAGCCTGAGTACTACCACTACATCCCACCAACCCACTGCagagtcaaaccccgcttccagTTCCTGGTGTTCATGAAGGCCACAGACCAGTGTGAGATCAGGGagcaagaagaagaagatgaagaagaggtgGAAGAGAAGAAGACCGAGAAGGTGGTAGCAGAGGTTTCTGAGCAGACACAGCCAAAAGCTACCGAGTGCAAATCAGAAGAGCCAGAGAAGACTCCTGCAGCTCCAGTCACAGAGCCCACTCCTACTCCCACATCACCTAAACTGAAGACTGAAGAGGCCTCTGCCAGCTTCACAGACCCCCCTCCCACAACGGCCCCCACTGTAGTACCAGACAGCAAGCAGGAGACCCCAGTCCCAGAGCCCAACTCGGGCCCCAAAATCCCCACCAGCCCCTTCTTCCTGGTCCTGAGCAAAGACGAGAGCACCACTCTGCAGTGGCCCTCGGAGCTGCTGGATTTTACCAAGGCTCAGCCCACCCTCTCTTACAGCTGCAACCCCCTGTACTTCGACTTCAAACTGTCCCGCAACAAAGGGGTCCGTGCTGGACGAGCAGCAAAGTCCTCCAAGCCCACTGGTGAAGGAGCTGAGAAAAAAAACAATCCTGAGGCAGCTGCTGCAGTCAACGAGGGGAatgctgctgctgccaccaccaccccTGGGCCCAGCACTGACAACACTGATAAGGAGCAGCCCTCCTTAAAAATAGAGGTTTCCCAAGGGGAGACTGAGGAGCAAAAGCTACAGAGTAGCACAAGCGgagccaagaagaagaagaaaaagaagaagaagaagcataAGAAATCTGGGAAAGGCTCCAAGCGCAAAGAAAAAGAGAAGGGAGCCGTAGTGGACGGGGACGCGGAAACTGCGATCCTAGGAGAGAAAACcaaaaagaagaaaaaacacAAACGAAAGAAGAGCAAAAACAAAGgtgagggggaagagggaggtggtggtgATAAGGAAAAGCCTAAAGAGGAAAAAGCAGTAGCCGCAACGGTTTCTAGTGCTCCCCCAGCACCAGCAGGAACAGGATCTGCTACAGGAGCGGAACCCGGGAAGAGGAAACGACCAGCCAAAGAAGCACTTCAGAAGTCCGGGGCAGAGGAAGGTGGGGCAGGGAAAGGCTCTGACGAGGCCAAGCCGTCTGAGGAGCACAACGGCACCAAGCGTCTGAAGACAGACCCCAGCGCCCCACCCAGCGCTTCCTGCTCCTCCTCGGCCCAGAAGAGCCCCGGGCCAGGCAAACCACCCAGCAGTGAGAGTGAGGAGGAAGGAGGTGGAGGCTCAGCTTCCCGATCCAGCCGCCGCAGATCCACGCCCCGGGAGGGGCGCCGGCACCAGAGCGATGACTCCGGCCGCTCCCGAAGCCGCTCGTCGCGTCGGGGAGACGGGCGAGGGAGCAGCCGGAGGCGGCACCGCGGCCAGGCATCCCGTAGCCAGTCAGACTCCAGCAGCTCGGAGCGTTCCTCGAGCGCCTACAGCCGGCGCAGCCGCAGCTACTCAGACAGTTACAGTGACGACAGTGACGGGGGCCGCCACCGGAGACACTCTAAACGCTCCTCTGACTCAGAGTACGATCGACGGGGAAGCGGCGGGCGGCGGCGCTCCAGAAGACGTCACTATTCTTCCTCGTCCTCGGAGGACTCTCGCTCCCGCAGCCACAGCCGCAGGAAGAGGCACCAGCGGCGGCACCGGAGCAGCTCTCGGAGCTCTAGCAGCAGGAGCCGCAGCAGCAGCACCAGGTCGTGGAGACGCAGCTACAGCCGCAGCCACAGCTCAGCCAGCCGCTCCTCCAGCTCTACCAAGGGCTCCCCTTACCGGGGTCGTGGAGGCCAGGGGGGCCACAGGGGCCGGGCAGACAGCACTACACGGCGCAGAGACTTCAACCGCTCCTGCATCTACCGTTCCCAGTCCCCCCGCTCTGCCTCATCACGAGCCCCAAACCGCAACAGCAGCTCCCAGAGCCAGAGGGCAGGGGGGTCCcggggagaaggagggggagaccAGAGGAACTCTTCCTCACACTTCACCGCCCGCCAGCTTCTGGATAAGATCCAGTCCAGGAAGGGATCTGATGTCCCAACCACAGGGACCAAATCTGGCGCCAAGATCAAGGACCCACCATCGGGCTACTTTGGGCCCAAACTGCCTCCAGCTCTGGGCAATAAGTCCATGCTGCCCCTGTTCGGTAAGCTGCAGGCAGGGAAGAAATTCCCTGCGATCCCCCTGACCCGGCCCGATGGTGGAGAGAAGTCATCAGCAGGGAAAGGTTCAGATGCCGGGGGAGAGGTCATCCTGATGGAGCCCATCCGGGAGTTCCCCCCACCGCCTCCCCCTCCACCAGCTCATAAGAAGGTGGAGGAGACGGTAGTAGTAGTCCAGGAAGCCCGCCACCTCACCCTGGACGCACGGGTTCTTCATGAGCCCCGGCCGCTGTTCCATCAGGAGCCCTCCATGCTGATGCCCCCATACCAGGGCGAGCCGGGACAGGACCCCTCCCAGAACCCCATGATGGAGCCACTCATGCCCGACATGCAGCAGCAGCCACCCCCCATGCACGCCTACCCCAACTACCCCCCGCCCAgcctggaggaggaggacatgggCATGGAGGCAGAGGAGAACGGTCTGGCCCCGCTGGAGAGCCAGCCCATCACCTTCACCCCAGAGGAGATGGAGAAGTACGGCAAGCTGCAGCAGGCCGCCCAGCAGCACATCCAGCAGCAGCTCCTGGCCAAGCATATCAAGACCTTCCCCTCAGCCGCAGCAGCACAGGCTGCAGCGAACATGGCTGCAGCAGCGAACCATCTGCAGCCGGCACCCCCTCCCCCCCAGCAGCAGATGATCCAGATCCACCAGCCTGCCGTGTCTGCAGCCTCGGCTACCTCCATCACCACAGTACAACACCTCATCCAGCAGCACCATGCCGCTCAGGCTGCAGCCATGGGCATCCACCCACACGGCCCCCACCCGCACCCCCAGTTAGCCCAGGTCCACCACATCCCCCAGCACCACCTCACCCCCATTTCCCTATCTCACCTGGGACACTCTCTGGGCCACACTCTGGGCCACCAGTTGGGAGTGGGACACGCTGGACTGATCCCTGCCCACCACACGGCCTTCCTCAATGGCCAGCCCATACACATTATCCCAGCCTCAGCACTTCATCACCACAGCCCCTTAGCCCTCCACCACATACCACACTCATCCCTCTACCCAACGCTGTTCGCCCCCCGGCACTCTAACGCCGCTGCGGCAGCTGCACTGCAGCTCCACCCCTTCCTGCACCCCATCTTCTCAGGGCAGGACCTCCAGCACCCCCCTAACCACGGCTCCTGA